The Triticum dicoccoides isolate Atlit2015 ecotype Zavitan chromosome 6A, WEW_v2.0, whole genome shotgun sequence genome has a window encoding:
- the LOC119318907 gene encoding uncharacterized protein LOC119318907: MRSRRRRCSPATASPVEDENLLPEILLRLPPDPSSLPHASLVCKRWRSILSDPDFLKRFRRHHQKPPLLGFFRGNSMSTEHHFTPVLDSPDRIAAARFSVPNNSNKHWNFVGCRHGLAILVNMWLHQVMVWDPLTGQEHRVACPPGLVFDPEVHLVYWEAAVMCADAQDGHVHGDCFSRPLKLVLIWVIGYRKAFACLYESASGLWGDIVSMESTDMMFGIRPGILVGSALCWVLCGGNVLVFDVESQHLDLIKRPVDCPMNTTSYGFVQVLRMDDNRLGLAYLSKLTILLWERKSNCDGVVTWVFLQKSIQLQELFPHRMFSRCKKMIITGYDEDTNVIVLSTIRGVFTLQLDSMQIKHICKRGGLCLDTFYPHTNFYTTGELAGDCANLKCEHMRCTNILSLLKK; the protein is encoded by the exons atgaggagccgccgccgccgttgctcgCCGGCGACGGCGTCCCCAGTGGAAGACGAGAATCTTCTCCCGGAGATCCTCCTGCGCCTCCCTCCGGACCCATCGTCACTCCCCCACGCCTCCCTCGTCTGTAAGCGCTGGCGCAGCATCCTGTCCGATCCGGACTTCCTCAAGCGCTTCCGCAGGCACCACCAAAAACCTCCACTGCTCGGCTTCTTCAGAGGTAATTCAATGAGCACAGAGCACCACTTCACTCCTGTGCTCGACTCGCCGGACCGCATCGCTGCAGCCCGCTTCTCCGTGCCCAACAACAGCAACAAACACTGGAACTTCGTAGGCTGCCGCCACGGCCTCGCCATCCTAGTCAACATGTGGCTTCATCAGGTGATGGTGTGGGATCCCCTCACCGGACAAGAGCACCGTGTGGCTTGTCCTCCTGGGCTGGTGTTCGACCCGGAGGTCCACCTGGTGTACTGGGAGGCCGCGGTGATGTGCGCTGATGCCCAAGACGGGCACGTGCATGGCGATTGCTTCTCGAGACCGCTCAAATTGGTCTTGATCTGGGTCATTGGATACAGAAAAGCATTCGCTTGCCTCTATGAATCGGCATCTGGTTTATGGGGAGACATTGTCTCCATGGAGTCAACAGACATGATGTTTGGCATAAGGCCTGGCATCCTTGTTGGGAGTGCACTTTGCTGGGTGCTTTGTGGTGGTAACGTCCTTGTGTTTGATGTTGAAAGTCAGCACCTTGATTTGATCAAGAGGCCGGTAGACTGCCCTATGAACACCACCTCCTATGGATTTGTTCAGGTCTTAAGGATGGATGATAACAGACTTGGCCTCGCATATTTGTCAAAACTAACCATCCTGTTATGGGAGAGGAAATCAAACTGTGATGGCGTTGTCACATGGGTGTTTCTGCAGAAAAGTATTCAATTGCAGGAGCTCTTTCCGCATAGAATGTTTAGTCGTTGCAAAAAGATGATAATAACGGGGTATgatgaggacacaaatgtgattgttCTGTCTACGATCCGCGGTGTCTTCACGCTCCAACTTGACTCGATGCAGATCAAACATATTTGCAAACGAGGTGGCTTATGTTTGGACACTTTCTATCCACACACAAATTTCTATACTACAG GGGAGTTGGCTGGAGACTGCGCGAATCTGAAATGTGAACACATGAGATGTACTAATATTCTATCTTTGTTGAAAAAGTGA